A region of Sugiyamaella lignohabitans strain CBS 10342 chromosome A, complete sequence DNA encodes the following proteins:
- the YCF1 gene encoding ATP-binding cassette glutathione S-conjugate transporter YCF1 (Vacuolar glutathione S-conjugate transporter; member of ATP-binding cassette family; ATPase activity required to support vacuole fusion; forms stable complexes with vacuole fusion machinery; regulates Vam7p recruitment to vacuoles; has role in detoxifying metals such as cadmium, mercury, and arsenite; also transports unconjugated bilirubin, selenodigluthatione, and oxidized glutathione; similar to human cystic fibrosis protein CFTR; GO_component: GO:0000329 - fungal-type vacuole membrane [Evidence IDA] [PMID 23658021]; GO_component: GO:0000329 - fungal-type vacuole membrane [Evidence IDA] [PMID 8692889]; GO_component: GO:0016021 - integral component of membrane [Evidence IEA,IEA]; GO_component: GO:0016021 - integral component of membrane [Evidence ISM] [PMID 12192589]; GO_component: GO:0016020 - membrane [Evidence IEA]; GO_component: GO:0005774 - vacuolar membrane [Evidence IEA]; GO_component: GO:0005773 - vacuole [Evidence IEA]; GO_function: GO:0005524 - ATP binding [Evidence IEA,IEA]; GO_function: GO:0016887 - ATPase activity [Evidence IEA]; GO_function: GO:0042626 - ATPase activity, coupled to transmembrane movement of substances [Evidence IEA]; GO_function: GO:0015127 - bilirubin transmembrane transporter activity [Evidence IGI,IMP] [PMID 10790694]; GO_function: GO:0015431 - glutathione S-conjugate-exporting ATPase activity [Evidence IDA] [PMID 10220408]; GO_function: GO:0015431 - glutathione S-conjugate-exporting ATPase activity [Evidence IDA] [PMID 12383937]; GO_function: GO:0015431 - glutathione S-conjugate-exporting ATPase activity [Evidence IDA] [PMID 12755704]; GO_function: GO:0015431 - glutathione S-conjugate-exporting ATPase activity [Evidence IDA] [PMID 9217966]; GO_function: GO:0017111 - nucleoside-triphosphatase activity [Evidence IEA]; GO_function: GO:0000166 - nucleotide binding [Evidence IEA,IEA]; GO_process: GO:0006200 - ATP catabolic process [Evidence IEA]; GO_process: GO:0015723 - bilirubin transport [Evidence IGI,IMP] [PMID 10790694]; GO_process: GO:0008152 - metabolic process [Evidence IEA]; GO_process: GO:0046686 - response to cadmium ion [Evidence IEA]; GO_process: GO:0010038 - response to metal ion [Evidence IDA] [PMID 10220408]; GO_process: GO:0010038 - response to metal ion [Evidence IDA] [PMID 12755704]; GO_process: GO:0010038 - response to metal ion [Evidence IDA] [PMID 9217966]; GO_process: GO:0055085 - transmembrane transport [Evidence IEA]; GO_process: GO:0055085 - transmembrane transport [Evidence IMP] [PMID 10790694]; GO_process: GO:0006810 - transport [Evidence IEA,IEA]; GO_process: GO:0042144 - vacuole fusion, non-autophagic [Evidence IMP] [PMID 23658021]), protein MRKKQMQYKDERTRLTTEIFTNVKSLKLYGWEGPLLERLDHVRNGLQLANLKQMILFSCVIDFVWILIPYFISCSTFALYAYLEDVPLTADIVFPCITLFDMMTSPLNDIPRMISMIVDSTVSFVRVRDFLVSQELQTDAIIRQPAAVESGEVSIDIKDASFLWDENDESSTILTNVNFSAHKGSLFCIVGKVGAGKTSFLKALLGDLYRKQGSVTVKGSIAYVAQDPWLVNGTVKDNILFGCRYDPEFYQKTIEACALVSDLEILPDGDNTEIGERGVSLSGGQKARVSLARAVYARADVYLLDDPLSAVDEHVRKHITDNVIAAGGLLASKTIVLATNAISILSKAYDITLLENGAIREQKSFTQVMEERSGLLFELIEEHGTNQEEPVIGSPANSSVTEIVTTGTEPLAAADSETISSIAPLSRKSSVTTLRRASMASYTKKKVKLPKAVAKKTQQTREDTQSGRVKWHVYRRYVDACGYVALAVSGLLILLSSVQTLAANFWLKAWAEQNATLGSNENVKYWIGGYLALGFLSAFISTARRIVARINCGLTASKILHDRMAYTVMRSPMSFFETTPVGRIINRFSSDVNELDEGLPVAFLDLIRTIVKLIVSLGVVIYGAPIVLVIMIPLSGLYYYYQFYYQSASRELKRLLSISRSPIFAHFQESLNGISTIRAFDQGDRFKHLNTQKIDGNIRAIFLFRSANRWLSFRLQSIGAVIVLTTASTIVIGSSRGIFTPGLIGIIMTYTSQVTELLSWIVKAIVNLETSVVGVERVLEYCDLPNEAPEVIENVRPPAYWPTEGKVSYSNYSTRYRTGLDLVLKGVNLDINPREKIGIVGRTGAGKSSLVMSLFRIIEPVDGSINIDGQDITKMGLLDLRSNLSIIPQDSQVFEGTLRQNLDPVGLYSDDELWRVLQLSHLKDHVLSMEGGLDASIAEGGSNLSSGQRQLMCLGRALLHSSSVLVLDEATASVDVQTDKVVQETIRSEFKDKTIITIAHRINTILDSDRIAVLEKGLVAEFDTPENLLKNEESLFYSLCKQGGLLKDDSSSESS, encoded by the coding sequence ATGCGTAAGAAACAGATGCAGTACAAGGATGAAAGAACTCGCTTGACGACTGAAATCTTCACCAATGTTAAAAGTTTAAAGTTATATGGTTGGGAGGGTCCACTGTTGGAACGTTTAGACCATGTGAGAAATGGCCTCCAACTGGCCAATCTTAAGCAGATGATTCTCTTTTCCTGTGTCATTGACTTTGTATGGATATTGATTCCTTACTTTATTTCATGTTCTACATTTGCTTTATATGCTTATTTGGAAGATGTTCCACTTACAGCAGATATTGTATTTCCTTGTATTACTTTGTTCGACATGATGACATCACCTTTGAATGATATCCCCCGAATGATATCGATGATTGTTGACTCGACGGTTTCTTTCGTGCGTGTAAGGGACTTTTTAGTCAGCCAAGAGTTACAAACTGATGCTATCATTCGTcagccagctgctgttgagtctGGCGAGGTTTCtattgatatcaaagaTGCCAGTTTTCTCTGGGATGAAAACGACGAATCGTCGACTATCCTTACAAATGTCAACTTTAGTGCTCACAAGGGCAGTCTTTTTTGCATAGTAGGAAAGGTCGGTGCTGGTAAGACCAGTTTTCTGAAAGCTTTACTGGGAGACCTCTACCGAAAGCAAGGATCTGTTACGGTCAAGGGCTCGATTGCCTATGTGGCCCAGGACCCCTGGCTCGTAAATGGAACTGTCAAGgataatattttgtttggttgCAGATACGATCCCGAGTTCTACCAGAAAACAATCGAAGCTTGTGCACTTGTGTCTGATCTTGAAATCCTTCCCGACGGTGATAATACTGAAATTGGTGAGCGTGGTGTAAGTTTGTCTGGTGGACAAAAAGCCCGTGTTAGTTTGGCAAGGGCTGTGTATGCTCGTGCTGATGTATACCTCCTAGACGATCCATTatctgctgttgatgaacATGTCCGAAAGCATATCACCGACAATGTCATTGCCGCTGGCGGCTTATTAGCCAGTAAGACCATTGTACTTGCAACAAACGCTATTAGTATTCTCTCCAAAGCATACGATATTACACTTCTTGAAAACGGAGCTATTCGTGAACAGAAGTCGTTTACTCAGGTGATGGAAGAACGATCTGGTCTTCTATTCGAGCTTATCGAAGAACATGGTACCAACCAAGAAGAACCTGTCATTGGATCGCCAGCGAACAGTAGTGTTACGGAAATAGTCACTACTGGTACCGAGCCACTAGCAGCCGCTGATTCGGAAACCATTTCATCTATTGCTCCACTCTCTCGGAAATCCAGTGTAACCACTCTCAGAAGAGCCAGTATGGCCAGTTacaccaagaaaaaggttAAATTGCCCAAAGCCGTTGCAAAGAAAACACAGCAAACTCGTGAGGATACTCAAAGCGGTAGAGTCAAGTGGCATGTCTACCGTCGATATGTTGATGCATGTGGTTATGTTGCTTTGGCAGTATCAGGACTTTTGATTCTACTTAGTTCAGTGCAAACTTTAGCGGCTAATTTCTGGCTCAAGGCTTGGGCTGAGCAGAATGCAACTCTCGGCTCGAATGAGAATGTCAAATACTGGATTGGAGGCTATCTTGCACTGGGATTTTTGTCTGCTTTTATCAGTACGGCAAGACGTATTGTGGCACGTATAAATTGCGGTTTGACCGCTTCAAAGATTCTCCACGATAGAATGGCTTATACTGTGATGAGATCACCCATGTCATTCTTCGAAACTACTCCCGTTGGaagaatcatcaacagatTCTCAAGTGATGTCAATGAACTAGATGAGGGCCTCCCCGTTGCATTTTTGGACCTCATCCGTACCATTGTCAAGCTGATCGTATCCTTAGGTGTTGTCATATATGGAGCACCAATTGTCCTTGTCATTATGATTCCATTATCTGGATTGTACTATTACTATCAATTCTACTATCAGAGTGCCTCGAGAGAGTTGAAGCGTCTCTTGAGTATTTCAAGAAGTCCTATCTTTGCTCATTTCCAGGAGAGTTTGAATGGTATTAGCACTATTCGTGCATTTGACCAAGGGGACCGGTTCAAGCACTTGAATACTCAAAAGATTGATGGCAATATTAGAGCAATCTTCTTGTTTAGAAGCGCTAACCGATGGCTGTCTTTCCGATTGCAAAGTATTGGCGCTGTTATTGTTCTCACTACTGCCTCGACTATTGTGATTGGTTCATCTCGTGGAATATTCACTCCCGGTCTAATCGGTATTATTATGACTTATACATCGCAAGTGACTGAACTGTTGAGCTGGATTGTGAAGGCTATTGTTAATCTTGAAACTAGcgttgttggtgttgaaaGAGTTCTTGAGTATTGTGATTTACCGAATGAGGCCCCAGAAGTTATAGAAAACGTGAGACCACCAGCCTACTGGCCCACAGAGGGTAAAGTCTCATACTCGAACTACTCAACTAGATACAGAACCGGTCTTGACTTGGTACTCAAGGGGGTAAACCTTGACATAAATCCTCGGGAAAAGATTGGTATTGTTGGCCGAACGGGAGCTGGTAAAAGTTCTCTAGTCATGTCACTATTCAGAATCATTGAACCAGTTGACGGATCCATCAATATCGATGGTCAGGATATCACTAAAATGGGACTGTTGGACCTAAGATCTAATCTATCGATTATTCCCCAGGACTCTCAAGTGTTTGAAGGAACGCTTAGACAGAACCTTGATCCGGTCGGATTGTATTCGGACGATGAGCTGTGGAGAGTTCTTCAGCTTTCGCATTTGAAGGACCATGTTTTAAGCATGGAAGGTGGCTTAGACGCTTCTATTGCTGAAGGTGGCTCTAACCTCTCATCAGGACAACGTCAATTGATGTGTCTTGGACGTGCTTTGCTTCATAGTTCAAGCGTTTTAGTGCTTGACGAAGCCACTGCTTCAGTTGATGTTCAAACTGATAAAGTTGTACAAGAAACTATTCGCAGCGAGTTCAAAGATAAGACAATTATTACCATAGCCCATCGTATAAATACGATTTTGGACAGTGATCGAATTGCCGTCCTAGAGAAGGGTCTTGTTGCTGAATTCGACACTCCGGAAAATTTGTtaaaaaatgaagaatCCTTGTTCTACTCTTTATGTAAACAAGGTGGACTTTTAAAGGACGATTCAAGTTCTGAATCCTCCTAG
- the STE4 gene encoding Ste4p (G protein beta subunit; forms a dimer with Ste18p to activate the mating signaling pathway, forms a heterotrimer with Gpa1p and Ste18p to dampen signaling; may recruit Rho1p to the polarized growth site during mating; contains WD40 repeats; GO_component: GO:0005834 - heterotrimeric G-protein complex [Evidence IMP] [PMID 2105453]; GO_component: GO:0005834 - heterotrimeric G-protein complex [Evidence IDA] [PMID 8995254]; GO_component: GO:0005937 - mating projection [Evidence IDA] [PMID 11073983]; GO_component: GO:0005886 - plasma membrane [Evidence IDA] [PMID 8995254]; GO_function: GO:0004871 - signal transducer activity [Evidence IEA]; GO_function: GO:0004871 - signal transducer activity [Evidence IMP] [PMID 2107073]; GO_process: GO:0031684 - heterotrimeric G-protein complex cycle [Evidence IMP] [PMID 2107073]; GO_process: GO:0001403 - invasive growth in response to glucose limitation [Evidence IMP] [PMID 15192700]; GO_process: GO:0000750 - pheromone-dependent signal transduction involved in conjugation with cellular fusion [Evidence IGI,IPI] [PMID 10087263]; GO_process: GO:0010525 - regulation of transposition, RNA-mediated [Evidence IMP] [PMID 9566871]; GO_process: GO:0019236 - response to pheromone [Evidence IEA]; GO_process: GO:0007165 - signal transduction [Evidence IEA]): MLMRLYLNSVCILTKIALVKDVGSSTAAVDPMEYMVKEDFMGHDGKIYQMRMTHDKKYMATVGQDEFAIIWDTASGHKTDAIQLENGFVLSLGLSPSGKLLGTGGLKNVSEVFRVNGANSEIFETEEEYDEDDEFDDDTASTPPIRFRTRVPAASFKGHRGFVTEMVFLTEDRVITGSGDSTSGLWDVETSTCIRLFSKSEHKGGINTVTRHPFDNNLFATGSADGIVKVWDVRDRHSKFTFFGHKADVQCAQFFPDGNAIGSSAEDGTIRIFDLRSDCQVGIHQSDDIPSPVTSICFSTSGRTMLIGYEDGSCGSMDILRGTWVNHLVGHTDVVSSICISDRYGLIFTSSWDGTLRAWNATM, from the coding sequence atgttgatgagactATATCTCAATTCTGTCTGTATACTGACCAAAATTGCTCTAGTAAAAGATGTTGGATCATCAACAGCGGCTGTGGATCCTATGGAATACATGGTTAAAGAAGATTTTATGGGGCATGACGGCAAAATATATCAGATGAGAATGACTCATGATAAGAAATACATGGCTACAGTGGGGCAGGATGAATTTGCCATTATATGGGACACGGCGTCTGGTCATAAAACAGATGCTATTCAACTAGAAAACGGGTTTGTATTATCACTTGGATTAAGTCCGTCTGGAAAACTGTTAGGAACAGGAGGTCTTAAAAACGTCAGTGAAGTGTTCAGGGTCAATGGAGCCAACAGCGAAATTTTCGAGACGGAAGAAGAgtatgatgaagacgatgagtttgatgatgatacaGCCAGTACACCACCAATACGATTTCGAACCCGAGTTCCTGCTGCGTCATTTAAAGGACATCGAGGGTTTGTGACGGAGATGGTGTTTCTGACAGAAGACCGAGTAATCACTGGATCAGGAGATTCTACATCGGGACTATGGGATGTAGAAACAAGCACCTGTATTAGACTGTTTAGCAAATCAGAGCACAAGGGAGGTATTAATACTGTAACAAGACATCCGTTTGACAATAACTTGTTTGCGACAGGTTCTGCAGATGGAATAGTCAAGGTCTGGGATGTCAGAGACCGTCACAGCAAATTCACATTTTTCGGTCACAAAGCCGATGTCCAGTGTGCACAATTCTTCCCAGACGGAAATGCCATTGGATCTAGTGCTGAAGACGGCACCATCCGCATATTCGATCTCCGCAGCGACTGTCAAGTAGGAATCCATCAGAGCGACGATATCCCGTCTCCAGTAACGTCAATTTGTTTCTCTACTTCAGGCCGCACCATGCTCATCGGGTACGAAGATGGCTCGTGTGGATCCATGGACATTCTACGAGGAACCTGGGTCAACCACCTGGTTGGCCACACCGATGTGGTCAGCTCCATCTGTATCTCCGACCGCTACGGCCTGATCTTCACCTCCAGCTGGGACGGCACCTTACGAGCATGGAACGCGACCATGTAA